One genomic segment of Electrophorus electricus isolate fEleEle1 unplaced genomic scaffold, fEleEle1.pri S50, whole genome shotgun sequence includes these proteins:
- the scarb2c gene encoding lysosome membrane protein 2c: protein MALRSCCIYGAGLLSILILIVGIAVALAHVFQSVLYNRIKSEVVLENGTEAFAIWQDPPPPVYMEFYFFNLTNPAEVMSGERPAVIEVGPYTYREYRPMERVIFMANGTKVAAVNPRTYVFEPSRSRGLEDDLIRTANIPAVAVMEKFKGHSIISRFIADLMKSKGIGLFAMRTVSELLWGYEDPLLKDLHVVDPSLDPYFGLFYKMNGTDNEEYVFFTGKQNYQDFARVSQWNGQSSLRWWTTDECNMINGTNGATFHPVITKTERLYMFSTDLCRSLYSTFEAERSVKGIPVYRFVPPFEVFANKSVNPANAGFCLGGNCLGSGLLNVSVCKTGAPIIMSCPHFYHADEQFAQSVYGMRPRKEEHETAIDINPLTGFVVQAAKRLQVNVFIEKLPFFSENIRTLVYPVMFLNESVLIDEESARKLRLVVTEGNVVVNIPFILIGLGIILGVVFMGLLCFLKTPEPSSPAERQPLLGS, encoded by the exons ATGGCGCTCAGGTCCTGCTGCATCTACGGCGCAGGGCTGCTGTCCATTCTCATCTTAATCGTGGGCATTGCAGTGGCGTTGGCGCACGTCTTCCAAAGCGTGTTGTACAACAGGATAAAATCG GAAGTAGTGCTGGAAAATGGCACAGAGGCGTTTGCAATATGGCAAGATCCTCCCCCGCCTGTCTACATGGAGTTTTACTTCTTCAATCTGACAAATCCCGCGGAGGTGATGTCGGGAGAGCGACCTGCGGTGATCGAGGTCGGGCCGTACACATACAG agaGTATCGGCCCATGGAGCGGGTGATCTTCATGGCGAATGGTACCAAAGTAGCAGCGGTCAACCCCAGAACCTACGTGTTCGAGCCCAGCAGGTCGCGAGGGTTAGAGGACGACCTCATCAGGACTGCCAACATCCCTGCTGTG GCGGTGATGGAGAAGTTCAAAGGTCATTCCATCATAAGCCGCTTCATCGCTGACCTGATGAAGTCCAAAGGCATCGGACTGTTTGCCATGCGGACCGTGTCTGAGCTCCTGTGGGGGTACGAGGACCCCCTGCTGAAGGATCTCCATGTGGTTGACCCCTCTCTCGACCCCTACTTTGGCCTATTCTACAAG atgaATGGGACAGATAATGAGGAGTATGTGTTTTTCACTGGGAAACAGAACTATCAGGATTTTGCTCGAGTGAGTCAGTGGAATGGCCAAag TTCACTGCGCTGGTGGACCACAGATGAGTGTAATATGATCAATGGAACCAACGGAGCAACGTTTCATCCAGTCATCACCAAGACCGAAAGGCTCTACATGTTCTCCACTGACCTGTGCAG GTCCCTGTATTCCACATTTGAGGCTGAGCGGAGTGTGAAGGGGATCCCTGTTTACCGTTTTGTCCCCCCCTTTGAGGTGTTTGCCAACAAGTCGGTAAATCCTGCCAACGCTGGATTCTGCTTGGGAGGGAATTGTCTCGGCTCCGGCCTGCTGAATGTCAGTGTATGCAaaacag GTGCCCCAATCATCATGTCCTGCCCACATTTCTACCACGCGGACGAGCAGTTTGCCCAGAGCGTGTATGGGATGAGACCCAGGAAGGAGGAGCATGAGACCGCCATCGACATCAACCCG CTCACAGGCTTCGTAGTGCAGGCAGCAAAGCGCCTTCAGGTCAACGTCTTCATCGAGAAGCTTCCGTTCtttag CGAGAACATCAGGACGTTGGTCTATCCAGTGATGTTCCTTAATGAG AGTGTGCTCATTGATGAGGAGTCTGCCAGGAAGCTGCGACTGGTGGTTACTGAGGGCAACGTGGTGGTCAACATTCCCTTCATCCTGATTGGCCTAGGCATCATACTGGGTGTGGTCTTCATGGGGTTGCTGTGCTTTCTAAAAACGCCAGAG